A single window of Lutzomyia longipalpis isolate SR_M1_2022 chromosome 1, ASM2433408v1 DNA harbors:
- the LOC129790841 gene encoding ATP-dependent RNA helicase p62 isoform X2, with protein MFRIITRNAFIMYNNSFSRNIASKPVILANLSSRLSTLHTDFIEDNMAPHQRSDRGSFRDRRSDGGDRRGRGGGGGGDNRRDRDGHVSKPAGKFTMSASMRAPNWDMSSLRPFKRDFYEPHPMTIKRSQTEVERYREEHQITVVGQAHNPIQSFGEVRFPDYVMNGIRRQGYESPTPIQAQGWPIALSGSNMVGIAQTGSGKTLGFILPAIVHINNQPPLARGDGPIALVLAPTRELAQQIQQVATEFGSASYVRNTCVFGGAPRFGQARDLERGCEIVIATPGRLIDFLESGKTNLRRCTYLVLDEADRMLDMGFEPQIRQILSQIRPDRQVLMWSATWPKEVRRLALDFLGKDYLQVNIGSLELSANHNIHQIIEFCEEFEKEDKLKQILEQINQHNKPGKVIIFVETKRKVEHITRALRYYGLNVFCIHGDKSQNERDYVLREFRKGDCPILVATDVAARGLDVEGINFVINFDYPQNSEDYIHRIGRTGRSQSTGTSFALFTKQNCKQAKDLIAVLQEANQVSRLFFSSKKYE; from the exons ATGTTTAGAATCATCACCCGCAACGCATTCATCATGTACAACAATTCATTTTCCAGGAATATCGCGTCAAAGCCAGTGATATTAGCGAATTTATCGAGTCGTTTGTCCACGCTGCACACGGATTTCATTGAAGACAATAT GGCACCACACCAGCGTTCAGATCGAGGTAGTTTCCGCGATAGGAGGTCCGATGGGGGTGATCGCAGGGGCCGCGGTGGTGGTGGCGGTGGTGACAACAGACGCGATCGTGATGGGCACGTTTCGAAGCCTGCTGGGAAATTCACAATGTCCGCATCGATGAGAGCTCCAAATTGGGACATGTCGAGTCTGCGCCCCTTCAAGCGTGACTTCTACGAGCCCCACCCAATGACAATTAAGCGCTCCCAGACGGAAGTTGAGCGCTACCGCGAAGAGCATCAGATTACCGTTGTTGGTCAAGCTCACAATCCCATCCAGAGTTTTGGCGAGGTTCGTTTCCCGGACTACGTGATGAATGGCATTCGTCGTCAGGGCTATGAGAGCCCCACACCGATTCAGGCACAGGGATGGCCTATTGCTCTCTCCGGATCAAATATGGTGGGAATTGCACAGACTGGATCGGGGAAAACTCTCGGATTCATCCTGCCTGCCATTGTGCACATTAACAATCAACCTCCACTTGCCCGTGGGGATGGACCCATTGCCCTCGTCTTGGCACCCACACGTGAGCTTGCCCAGCAAATTCAGCAAGTTGCCACGGAATTTGGATCTGCATCGTACGTCCGGAATACGTGCGTTTTCGGCGGGGCTCCACGCTTTGGTCAGGCACGCGACCTTGAGCGTGGCTGTGAGATTGTCATCGCCACACCCGGACGCTTGATTGATTTCCTCGAATCCGGCAAGACGAATCTCCGTCGGTGCACATACCTCGTCCTCGATGAGGCCGACCGGATGCTCGATATGGGTTTTGAGCCACAAATCCGGCAGATCTTGTCGCAAATCCGTCCCGATCGTCAAGTTCTCATGTGGAGTGCCACGTGGCCCAAGGAGGTGCGTCGTTTGGCGCTTGATTTCCTCGGCAAGGATTACCTGCAGGTGAACATTGGCTCCCTGGAGCTCTCGGCTAATCACAACATTCACCAAATCATCGAATTCTGCGAGGAATTCGAGAAGGAGGACAAACTCAAGCAAATCCTCGAGCAGATCAATCAACACAACAAACCCGGAAAGGTCATCATTTTCGTGGAGACAAAACGCAAAGTGGAGCACATTACGCGTGCCCTACGCTACTACGGGCTCAATGTTTTCTGCATTCACGGGGATAAGTCGCAGAATGAGCGGGACTACGTGCTGAGGGAATTCCGCAAGGGTGATTGCCCTATTCTTGTGGCAACAGACGTTGCAGCACGTGGATTGG atGTCGAAGGAATCAATTTTGTCATCAATTTTGATTATCCACAAAATTCCGAGGATTACATTCATCGTATTGGAAGGACAGGAAGGAGTCAATCAACAGGAACGTCCTTTGCACTGTTCACAAAACAGAATTGCAAACAGGCTAAAGATCTTATTGCTGTACTTCAAGAGGCTAATCAGGTGAGtcgcctttttttttcttctaagaaATATGAGTGA
- the LOC129790841 gene encoding ATP-dependent RNA helicase p62 isoform X4, which translates to MFRIITRNAFIMYNNSFSRNIASKPVILANLSSRLSTLHTDFIEDNMAPHQRSDRGSFRDRRSDGGDRRGRGGGGGGDNRRDRDGHVSKPAGKFTMSASMRAPNWDMSSLRPFKRDFYEPHPMTIKRSQTEVERYREEHQITVVGQAHNPIQSFGEVRFPDYVMNGIRRQGYESPTPIQAQGWPIALSGSNMVGIAQTGSGKTLGFILPAIVHINNQPPLARGDGPIALVLAPTRELAQQIQQVATEFGSASYVRNTCVFGGAPRFGQARDLERGCEIVIATPGRLIDFLESGKTNLRRCTYLVLDEADRMLDMGFEPQIRQILSQIRPDRQVLMWSATWPKEVRRLALDFLGKDYLQVNIGSLELSANHNIHQIIEFCEEFEKEDKLKQILEQINQHNKPGKVIIFVETKRKVEHITRALRYYGLNVFCIHGDKSQNERDYVLREFRKGDCPILVATDVAARGLEADAVGIKMYEDCHRLSFLCDAKT; encoded by the exons ATGTTTAGAATCATCACCCGCAACGCATTCATCATGTACAACAATTCATTTTCCAGGAATATCGCGTCAAAGCCAGTGATATTAGCGAATTTATCGAGTCGTTTGTCCACGCTGCACACGGATTTCATTGAAGACAATAT GGCACCACACCAGCGTTCAGATCGAGGTAGTTTCCGCGATAGGAGGTCCGATGGGGGTGATCGCAGGGGCCGCGGTGGTGGTGGCGGTGGTGACAACAGACGCGATCGTGATGGGCACGTTTCGAAGCCTGCTGGGAAATTCACAATGTCCGCATCGATGAGAGCTCCAAATTGGGACATGTCGAGTCTGCGCCCCTTCAAGCGTGACTTCTACGAGCCCCACCCAATGACAATTAAGCGCTCCCAGACGGAAGTTGAGCGCTACCGCGAAGAGCATCAGATTACCGTTGTTGGTCAAGCTCACAATCCCATCCAGAGTTTTGGCGAGGTTCGTTTCCCGGACTACGTGATGAATGGCATTCGTCGTCAGGGCTATGAGAGCCCCACACCGATTCAGGCACAGGGATGGCCTATTGCTCTCTCCGGATCAAATATGGTGGGAATTGCACAGACTGGATCGGGGAAAACTCTCGGATTCATCCTGCCTGCCATTGTGCACATTAACAATCAACCTCCACTTGCCCGTGGGGATGGACCCATTGCCCTCGTCTTGGCACCCACACGTGAGCTTGCCCAGCAAATTCAGCAAGTTGCCACGGAATTTGGATCTGCATCGTACGTCCGGAATACGTGCGTTTTCGGCGGGGCTCCACGCTTTGGTCAGGCACGCGACCTTGAGCGTGGCTGTGAGATTGTCATCGCCACACCCGGACGCTTGATTGATTTCCTCGAATCCGGCAAGACGAATCTCCGTCGGTGCACATACCTCGTCCTCGATGAGGCCGACCGGATGCTCGATATGGGTTTTGAGCCACAAATCCGGCAGATCTTGTCGCAAATCCGTCCCGATCGTCAAGTTCTCATGTGGAGTGCCACGTGGCCCAAGGAGGTGCGTCGTTTGGCGCTTGATTTCCTCGGCAAGGATTACCTGCAGGTGAACATTGGCTCCCTGGAGCTCTCGGCTAATCACAACATTCACCAAATCATCGAATTCTGCGAGGAATTCGAGAAGGAGGACAAACTCAAGCAAATCCTCGAGCAGATCAATCAACACAACAAACCCGGAAAGGTCATCATTTTCGTGGAGACAAAACGCAAAGTGGAGCACATTACGCGTGCCCTACGCTACTACGGGCTCAATGTTTTCTGCATTCACGGGGATAAGTCGCAGAATGAGCGGGACTACGTGCTGAGGGAATTCCGCAAGGGTGATTGCCCTATTCTTGTGGCAACAGACGTTGCAGCACGTGGATTGG AGGCCGATGCGGTGGGGATTAAAATGTACGAGGACTGCCATcgactttcttttttatgtgatGCTAAAACATGA
- the LOC129790841 gene encoding ATP-dependent RNA helicase p62 isoform X1, with product MFRIITRNAFIMYNNSFSRNIASKPVILANLSSRLSTLHTDFIEDNMAPHQRSDRGSFRDRRSDGGDRRGRGGGGGGDNRRDRDGHVSKPAGKFTMSASMRAPNWDMSSLRPFKRDFYEPHPMTIKRSQTEVERYREEHQITVVGQAHNPIQSFGEVRFPDYVMNGIRRQGYESPTPIQAQGWPIALSGSNMVGIAQTGSGKTLGFILPAIVHINNQPPLARGDGPIALVLAPTRELAQQIQQVATEFGSASYVRNTCVFGGAPRFGQARDLERGCEIVIATPGRLIDFLESGKTNLRRCTYLVLDEADRMLDMGFEPQIRQILSQIRPDRQVLMWSATWPKEVRRLALDFLGKDYLQVNIGSLELSANHNIHQIIEFCEEFEKEDKLKQILEQINQHNKPGKVIIFVETKRKVEHITRALRYYGLNVFCIHGDKSQNERDYVLREFRKGDCPILVATDVAARGLDVEGINFVINFDYPQNSEDYIHRIGRTGRSQSTGTSFALFTKQNCKQAKDLIAVLQEANQEVNPKLMEMARMGGGGNDGRRWGRSAGGGGARRGGMGGYGGANNGYGAAGRRNDAGQRFGGGAPRQNGMSNGNSGGGAYGGRTHTRFN from the exons ATGTTTAGAATCATCACCCGCAACGCATTCATCATGTACAACAATTCATTTTCCAGGAATATCGCGTCAAAGCCAGTGATATTAGCGAATTTATCGAGTCGTTTGTCCACGCTGCACACGGATTTCATTGAAGACAATAT GGCACCACACCAGCGTTCAGATCGAGGTAGTTTCCGCGATAGGAGGTCCGATGGGGGTGATCGCAGGGGCCGCGGTGGTGGTGGCGGTGGTGACAACAGACGCGATCGTGATGGGCACGTTTCGAAGCCTGCTGGGAAATTCACAATGTCCGCATCGATGAGAGCTCCAAATTGGGACATGTCGAGTCTGCGCCCCTTCAAGCGTGACTTCTACGAGCCCCACCCAATGACAATTAAGCGCTCCCAGACGGAAGTTGAGCGCTACCGCGAAGAGCATCAGATTACCGTTGTTGGTCAAGCTCACAATCCCATCCAGAGTTTTGGCGAGGTTCGTTTCCCGGACTACGTGATGAATGGCATTCGTCGTCAGGGCTATGAGAGCCCCACACCGATTCAGGCACAGGGATGGCCTATTGCTCTCTCCGGATCAAATATGGTGGGAATTGCACAGACTGGATCGGGGAAAACTCTCGGATTCATCCTGCCTGCCATTGTGCACATTAACAATCAACCTCCACTTGCCCGTGGGGATGGACCCATTGCCCTCGTCTTGGCACCCACACGTGAGCTTGCCCAGCAAATTCAGCAAGTTGCCACGGAATTTGGATCTGCATCGTACGTCCGGAATACGTGCGTTTTCGGCGGGGCTCCACGCTTTGGTCAGGCACGCGACCTTGAGCGTGGCTGTGAGATTGTCATCGCCACACCCGGACGCTTGATTGATTTCCTCGAATCCGGCAAGACGAATCTCCGTCGGTGCACATACCTCGTCCTCGATGAGGCCGACCGGATGCTCGATATGGGTTTTGAGCCACAAATCCGGCAGATCTTGTCGCAAATCCGTCCCGATCGTCAAGTTCTCATGTGGAGTGCCACGTGGCCCAAGGAGGTGCGTCGTTTGGCGCTTGATTTCCTCGGCAAGGATTACCTGCAGGTGAACATTGGCTCCCTGGAGCTCTCGGCTAATCACAACATTCACCAAATCATCGAATTCTGCGAGGAATTCGAGAAGGAGGACAAACTCAAGCAAATCCTCGAGCAGATCAATCAACACAACAAACCCGGAAAGGTCATCATTTTCGTGGAGACAAAACGCAAAGTGGAGCACATTACGCGTGCCCTACGCTACTACGGGCTCAATGTTTTCTGCATTCACGGGGATAAGTCGCAGAATGAGCGGGACTACGTGCTGAGGGAATTCCGCAAGGGTGATTGCCCTATTCTTGTGGCAACAGACGTTGCAGCACGTGGATTGG atGTCGAAGGAATCAATTTTGTCATCAATTTTGATTATCCACAAAATTCCGAGGATTACATTCATCGTATTGGAAGGACAGGAAGGAGTCAATCAACAGGAACGTCCTTTGCACTGTTCACAAAACAGAATTGCAAACAGGCTAAAGATCTTATTGCTGTACTTCAAGAGGCTAATCAG gagGTGAATCCTAAATTGATGGAGATGGCCCGCATGGGTGGCGGCGGCAATGATGGTCGTCGCTGGGGCCGATCCGCTGGTGGCGGCGGTGCCCGACGTGGTGGAATGGGAGGCTATGGTGGTGCCAATAATGGATACGGCGCAGCTGGGAGGAGGAATGATGCTGGACAACGTTTTGGCGGTGGTGCCCCGCGGCAGAATGGCATGAGTAATGGCAACAGTGGCGGCGGCGCATATGGTGGACGAACCCATACCCGATTCAATTGA
- the LOC129790841 gene encoding ATP-dependent RNA helicase p62 isoform X3, whose amino-acid sequence MAPHQRSDRGSFRDRRSDGGDRRGRGGGGGGDNRRDRDGHVSKPAGKFTMSASMRAPNWDMSSLRPFKRDFYEPHPMTIKRSQTEVERYREEHQITVVGQAHNPIQSFGEVRFPDYVMNGIRRQGYESPTPIQAQGWPIALSGSNMVGIAQTGSGKTLGFILPAIVHINNQPPLARGDGPIALVLAPTRELAQQIQQVATEFGSASYVRNTCVFGGAPRFGQARDLERGCEIVIATPGRLIDFLESGKTNLRRCTYLVLDEADRMLDMGFEPQIRQILSQIRPDRQVLMWSATWPKEVRRLALDFLGKDYLQVNIGSLELSANHNIHQIIEFCEEFEKEDKLKQILEQINQHNKPGKVIIFVETKRKVEHITRALRYYGLNVFCIHGDKSQNERDYVLREFRKGDCPILVATDVAARGLDVEGINFVINFDYPQNSEDYIHRIGRTGRSQSTGTSFALFTKQNCKQAKDLIAVLQEANQVSRLFFSSKKYE is encoded by the exons AT GGCACCACACCAGCGTTCAGATCGAGGTAGTTTCCGCGATAGGAGGTCCGATGGGGGTGATCGCAGGGGCCGCGGTGGTGGTGGCGGTGGTGACAACAGACGCGATCGTGATGGGCACGTTTCGAAGCCTGCTGGGAAATTCACAATGTCCGCATCGATGAGAGCTCCAAATTGGGACATGTCGAGTCTGCGCCCCTTCAAGCGTGACTTCTACGAGCCCCACCCAATGACAATTAAGCGCTCCCAGACGGAAGTTGAGCGCTACCGCGAAGAGCATCAGATTACCGTTGTTGGTCAAGCTCACAATCCCATCCAGAGTTTTGGCGAGGTTCGTTTCCCGGACTACGTGATGAATGGCATTCGTCGTCAGGGCTATGAGAGCCCCACACCGATTCAGGCACAGGGATGGCCTATTGCTCTCTCCGGATCAAATATGGTGGGAATTGCACAGACTGGATCGGGGAAAACTCTCGGATTCATCCTGCCTGCCATTGTGCACATTAACAATCAACCTCCACTTGCCCGTGGGGATGGACCCATTGCCCTCGTCTTGGCACCCACACGTGAGCTTGCCCAGCAAATTCAGCAAGTTGCCACGGAATTTGGATCTGCATCGTACGTCCGGAATACGTGCGTTTTCGGCGGGGCTCCACGCTTTGGTCAGGCACGCGACCTTGAGCGTGGCTGTGAGATTGTCATCGCCACACCCGGACGCTTGATTGATTTCCTCGAATCCGGCAAGACGAATCTCCGTCGGTGCACATACCTCGTCCTCGATGAGGCCGACCGGATGCTCGATATGGGTTTTGAGCCACAAATCCGGCAGATCTTGTCGCAAATCCGTCCCGATCGTCAAGTTCTCATGTGGAGTGCCACGTGGCCCAAGGAGGTGCGTCGTTTGGCGCTTGATTTCCTCGGCAAGGATTACCTGCAGGTGAACATTGGCTCCCTGGAGCTCTCGGCTAATCACAACATTCACCAAATCATCGAATTCTGCGAGGAATTCGAGAAGGAGGACAAACTCAAGCAAATCCTCGAGCAGATCAATCAACACAACAAACCCGGAAAGGTCATCATTTTCGTGGAGACAAAACGCAAAGTGGAGCACATTACGCGTGCCCTACGCTACTACGGGCTCAATGTTTTCTGCATTCACGGGGATAAGTCGCAGAATGAGCGGGACTACGTGCTGAGGGAATTCCGCAAGGGTGATTGCCCTATTCTTGTGGCAACAGACGTTGCAGCACGTGGATTGG atGTCGAAGGAATCAATTTTGTCATCAATTTTGATTATCCACAAAATTCCGAGGATTACATTCATCGTATTGGAAGGACAGGAAGGAGTCAATCAACAGGAACGTCCTTTGCACTGTTCACAAAACAGAATTGCAAACAGGCTAAAGATCTTATTGCTGTACTTCAAGAGGCTAATCAGGTGAGtcgcctttttttttcttctaagaaATATGAGTGA